From Clostridia bacterium, one genomic window encodes:
- a CDS encoding DUF2442 domain-containing protein, producing MQVHADEEKDYAIVCLFVDGKVTRYDMKDRLTGVFEPLKDKELFRSSLTILDNTAAWDLTGKRDETQCLTIDPWTLYTAEDITREVH from the coding sequence ATTCAGGTGCATGCCGACGAAGAAAAGGATTATGCCATCGTGTGCTTGTTTGTAGACGGAAAGGTAACCCGGTATGATATGAAGGACCGTCTGACCGGAGTTTTTGAGCCGCTGAAAGATAAGGAGCTGTTTAGAAGCTCGCTAACCATCCTGGACAATACCGCCGCCTGGGACCTGACCGGGAAAAGGGACGAGACTCAGTGCCTTACTATTGATCCTTGGACCCTGTACACCGCTGAAGACATTACCAGGGAAGTTCATTA